In Hippoglossus hippoglossus isolate fHipHip1 chromosome 19, fHipHip1.pri, whole genome shotgun sequence, the DNA window TGCAATTATGTGTCTtaattgtgaaaatgtatttttctgccAATCAGGACACTGAAGTTTGATCACCGTTGCCACATGAGGGAAAAAATCCATTGAGACGTGTTTGTACTAGCGGCGGATCACAATCTCATTTCTATGCCTGCATTAGCATCCCACACAGTCTGgaatctaaccctaaccctaaccctctcaATGCCATCTTTGCATTTCGTGAGCCAGCACTCTGGCATTTCAGCACCAGTCCCATCACCATGTGAGAAATTATGCTCGACATTTGACCATTCACCTTTATTAGCATATCTGCATCCACGGAGAGAACCTTATAAGCTTCTGATTTCCAACCGTTCATAAAAGCCTTTTGGTTTTATCCACGGTGTCAGGGGGCTCTATCTGCCATTTCAGTTCATTCGCCAGGTGTCCATGGTTTCAGCAAAGCTTCATTCCCTCTCATTATATTCTGTTTGCTCCACTCGTTCACCTTTTATTGCTTTAActctcatctccctcctctgctcagcATCAtcactctttttcttctctttctcagcCGTCGTCATGGTGAGCATGTGTGCGCCGGAGACaacccccctttttttccccgttTCTCAGTCATCAGCATCTGGCCCTTGGTCCAGTGCAGCAGCATATTCCACATACTATCAGGGCGTTTTACAGCTCTTTTAGTATCTTGGCCTGAGTTTACTTTTGAAAGGAGTCGACAGGGAACCATTCTTATTTAACTTACTCAGCTGAGCGAGTTTTTACCTGCCCTTCCATGACACTTGGCAGAGGCTTGCTTCTCTGTTCAGTCTGAATATTTGGCTTTATTCGCTTTGGATCTTTTTTACATGAATGCATTTCCAAGGTAAGGgaagtgtgtttacatgtttgcgGCTGTTTTATCCATGTGGgagcacattcacacatatattGATAGTCCCAATTTGAATTTACTCTCCCTGTTTTCACTATTTCAGCCATCATTTTGAACTTTCTAGGGGCGAATGATCCAGCCACCGGCCGTTCACCCTCAGTCCATTCATTCAGCTCACAGGTGAAAGGGAATTTCACAGTACTCTCCTGCTTGTTTTGCAGTAGCTTCGGATGGGATTAAAGGAGCATTTCTTTTAGCTTTCAGTCTTCCTAATTATTTGTTTCACAACTgccttttatttccttttagtTTTCTCAGAGCTCTGTAAATCAGTGCCGTAACAGCTCACACACAGTTAAAAGGTAAAAGGTCAGGACTGTCCAGTTTTGTTTATGTACTGAGAAGATGTCAGCACCTGAGTCTGAAGCCACGTGAGGTTTTCCCCcgtttcagatttttttgtcCATCTGTCAAGGAAGAGGCACGTGAATTCAGTCAATACACAATATCGTTACTTGGAGCACAGGTAGCAGCAGGAGACTGGATGACGCCAAACAACAAATCTACAGCATTCCTACAGAGGTCTCCATACCCCCTCAGGTCACTTCATGAGGTATaagacaacacacaaaaaacctcAAGGGTATTTGGAATATACACGTGTTGCACAATATTTCCCACCCCAACGATTGCTCTGATGATATCTTGTTTAGcctcttatttttattttttgtatcttCATAGGTGTTGTATGTATTAAAACAAGATGGCAGATATTAAGCACCTGCGCATTTCAAGCCAAGCAACACCCTGAGGCAGAAGCTTGTTCAGCCTTATGACAAACTCTCAGATACTGACAAAACAATGTGGTTTCTGCTATCCAGTGCAACAGGAATTGCTCAGACCTATACattgaagaaacaaaacacaaacacatggccCAACATCGAAGAGCCAGTTTTTCAGGTCAGGATTTTACCAGTCATGCTTCCACTTCAAAGGCAAGAGAGACTCTTTTGATGATGGCAATGGCCAGAGAAGATAGATGGACtgaaagaggagtgagagaagaagaggaggtggtttAAGACTCCAACCATCAGCCACCTAATTCTCTCCTGGGTTCTCTCCCTAGACAACTCAATACACACTCAACTCTGGTGACCCTAATGACCCACAAAATCACAGGGTTACACCTATCGACAGCCCCTCACACCTTGACCGTAGGCAAGATCACGGGTAGCACTACGGTCAGGACGGAATTATCTGGCAGTCTTGACCAGCTCCTTTTGATGAGCTGGAGATTAAAGCCAGGTTTGCCCCGACAttccccaaatgtgaagccaaatcatctttaTTGTCCCCCGTTCCTATGCGTCctatacatttttctcaaagatcaGTCATTTGAGGTGCTTACCACATGTGTTCAAGTAAGTCTGTAGTAATGGACAATGCCATGAACAAATGGatgaagtggagatgtgttgtcCATCGTTACACACATTTGTGTGAGCTAGTAATTGTGTGACTGAGTCCATGAAAGACTTTCAGTGTTTTGCTCctccagacagagaagcagatcTCATGCACGTGCACACGAGTCTCTTCCTTGACAGATGAACACAAATTCTGAAAAGGGGGAAAACCTCACGTGGCTCCAGACTCAGGTGCTGACATCTTCTCAGGACATAAACAAAACTGGACAGTCCTGACCTTTTACACcgtaacactgtgtgtgtttgtgtgtataataTCTTGGCACCACTTCAGACGAGGACCCTGCATCCACATCCATCTGATGAGTGGCTGGGATAACCCCCTCTGACTCTGGCCCTCTCATGCAGTCCTCACTTTGAAGACACACCTGCTCGCTCCCACAACATGCACATATTTATTTAGTCAttcacaacagacacacacgtacacacacacacacacacagctctccacACCAGTTGCTGATAAGGAATATTGCTGCCAGATGACAAGTGTAAAGTGATTGCACGTGCAAAAAAAGTTTTGCTTCTGGGAGTTATGGAGGCAGCACATACCAGAAGGTTATAacaggagaggagcagctgatATTGTAATAAATTCTTGAGAGAATCAAAACATGATTGCTTGCTTCAAAGAAAAAACTTCTATAACTTGTTTTAGACTGGTACATCAAATCaaaattttaaaacatttacccGTATTATACCACGTTGGATGATTCTAACATTCTGGGAACTTGAAGACCGATACCTCGCTCATGTCTGTATGCTACAGCTGATTCGCTTAGCTTAGCTGCAATGAAAAGTGTAATTGGTGTGTAATTACTGGTTGCTGTGGAATGACTAACGTTTGccaatgcacatgcacatgctgcAACTTCCGCTAAACCCCACCTTTCCCTCTTTGTACTATCCGTTTCCTGTCCTTGACGATTTTTCCCGACTCTTTGTACGTGTGCGTGCTTACCTGTTTGTCCGCAAGTGGCAACTCACCTGCATACCTACCTCTTTACGCCGGATGTTCATAATCACACTTTAATGACGCGATAGCTCATAATGTCCCTATGAAATGACAAGCATATGTCAGTAGTTCTCCGATAGTGAATCCCTTGGCTACACTTCCACGGGGTCCGTAAAAAGTTGACGGAATCGTCCATTAAAATTGTCATCAATATATGATGTTgacataatgaaaatatttttaacacGTCTTGTTTCTTTTCAAGACATTATCCTCCGCCAACGAGGTTATGTTTCACCCTTGTTGGTTAttggtttgttatttttgtaagcaagattacacataaacaaaatttccacaaaacaacaaagcGTGGGTCAGGGACGAACCCAGTGAATTTTGGTAAAGTGGGGACTGTTCAGCCTTGGTGAAAGTATGTAATCTACTGAGTGCTGATCTATAAAGTAGGAAAACATAGGCTAGGTCAAATCATTCCAAGCCTGTCCGGCCTGAACCAACTCAACCATAACACCAGCCGAGACCAGCTAAAGTAAGCAGCATATAAAAAGCTGGTCcatgctgtttttgtttccgGCAGTGAGGACATACTGTCTTgtataattttttaaaaaacagtgcCCTAGGCATTACCAAACATCTTTTTGATTTGCACGTTTGCACATGTTTAATTACACTAGGCTATTCATCGGGGACTTTTTCCAGTTTTACTGCATTCCCTCCTGCAGTCTGTGATGAACACTGTGTGTATTCAATAAAACCACCCGCAGTCACAGCACAGCTACTGGTGTAGGACACACCCTTTTGGATGCTGCAGCCCTCAGGTGTTTTAGGGCCGCCTCCTTCAGCCCGCCCCCTCTCTGTGGATCCTATATTAACCGCAGGTTGACAGGACTAAGAGACACCTCTTCCTTCCATCCTGCAAGCTGAGAAAAGAAGACTCTCATGATGACTCAGGATCAGCGCTTTGTGATCAGCGCCCGCATCATTGGAGCCGTCCACAGGGACACACCAAAACTCAAGGTGAGTTttttacaataacaatattaataatttattttatttcagctgaTAATTTGATAATGTATCTGTTACAATACaaaacaactttttcttttaactccACAGATGTTCATGATATGTCTGCTGTGGTCTGATGGGGCTGAGGTGATAATCTACAGATCTTTCCAGGATTTCAAGAACTTTCATGTAAGAATAATCAATAAGTCAGAAGTAGTACATGTTTTGTAGTATATACTATAAGTGtattatatgaatatgtatttatcttttattacaaacaGAGGCAGCTGAAAAAGAGATTTCCTCACATGAACCCTTTTCggaaaaacaacagagtgaTCCCCAAATTTCAAGgtaagattattattattattattaaaaaatgtttttattacaaatatCTGCTGAGGCCTTATCATCTCCTTCATCACCTCACGGATCTAAATCTGCAATGATTTGTCCTCATAACATCCTGATGTGATGTGCCCATCTTTATTTTTGCTTCGAGAAAAAGTATGCGAGGATTTAGAAAAGGCCTAGAaataatatttagttattaataaGAGAATGCTTATATATACGGTTCTGATGCTCATCTCTCTGACAGCAAATGCAATTATTTTGAACAATTTCTTCTCCTTTCTACAGGAAAGGCCAGGAAGAGCAGCCTGCAGCAGAAAGGTTCCAGGCGATCTATCCAGCGCATGAAGTTTTTGGAGAGCTACTGCGAGAAACTGCTCAAGTGCGACCAGACGGTGACTCAGAGCTCAGAGGTCACGCAGTTCTTCATGCCCAAAGACCACGACCTGCAGCCTGACTTCACCAAGAACAGGTAGCTTGTGTTGTAGTGCAGCTTTCAAGTTCAGTTCGGTTGCATTTCAGGATCTCCTCCGATTACCAGATAGCAAATTGTTCTAAAGGTGActcctctctcacacagcgTCATGATCATGCTGTCTGATGATCTGCCTGATGAATCCGGTAGTGGAGTTTCCACTCGCCAGCCTGCAGGCATTGTCAGCCAGCCGTTGGTCACCCAGACGCACCGCTGCGTGGCCGCCTACGAGACGAAGGACACCAACAATCGTCCATTTAAGGTCGCTGTGGACGAGAAGCTGGATGTACTGATCAAAGACCCTGCAGGTGAGTGCTTGAACTGAGAATGCATTTTATTGAAGCACCTTATTATCCGGTATCAAACATTCCTCTCTAAACTGTGagcttctgcttttctctctccaggCTGGTGGATGGTGGAAAACGAGGAGAAGCGCCTGGCCTGGTTTCCTGCTCCCTATCTGGAGCTATGGGAtgcagaggatgatgatgatgttgacgACGCCAGATTCCAGCTGGGAGGTGAGATATTTTAGTGTGTAaatcacacatactgtacatagcGTACGCAACTGCTCATCAGCCTAATTTACACCTTTACATACTTGACATTCCCATGAGAACTAGTTGTTACAAAGAGCACAAGGTGAACTTTTTAACCATTGAAAGTTACTCGTGTGTCTTCTCTTCCACCAAACATCTGTgctttgtcttttaaaaaagactatttgtgtgtttgtcctcatTCATTAAAGACTGTGGCAGATTTTCTCTAactcattttttacttttaggtTCCCTGTATTGTGCGGTGAGGAATTACTCCACTAAGAAGGAGGATGAGGTGTCTGTGCCCATTGGCTCCGTGGTGGAGGTGCTGAGG includes these proteins:
- the LOC117752508 gene encoding NADPH oxidase organizer 1-like, encoding MMTQDQRFVISARIIGAVHRDTPKLKMFMICLLWSDGAEVIIYRSFQDFKNFHRQLKKRFPHMNPFRKNNRVIPKFQGKARKSSLQQKGSRRSIQRMKFLESYCEKLLKCDQTVTQSSEVTQFFMPKDHDLQPDFTKNSVMIMLSDDLPDESGSGVSTRQPAGIVSQPLVTQTHRCVAAYETKDTNNRPFKVAVDEKLDVLIKDPAGWWMVENEEKRLAWFPAPYLELWDAEDDDDVDDARFQLGGSLYCAVRNYSTKKEDEVSVPIGSVVEVLRKSDNGWWLIRFNGKAGYIPSMYLRPYNNPRTGLFNLQRKMHSSTLNLASSSAPQASYSPGTNPEWDSAGQYRGQTPAPGRFHKSQSLDVLSETLSQPQMERDALTSDGRVRKTSIASTESSLSGFSLSSGSSHSDSSTSPTAASRQPNVGDSGHSSPELSLSDGRSFSISSEGSRSIGSDGSEGAPRVPPRPKTDEILTRCTTMTRKAALASQSQLRIQPQANQSHRR